aactctcacatccatacatgactaccggaaaaaccatagccttgactaaatggacctttgttgacaaagtaatgtctctgctttttaatatgctatctaggttggtcataactttccttccaaggggtaagcgtcttttaatttcatggctgcaatcaccatctgcagtgattttggagccccccaaaataaagtcagccactgtttactgtttccccatctatttgccatgaagtgatgggaccagataccatgatcttagttttccaaatgttgagctttaagccaacacttttactctcctctttcactttcatcaagaggctctttagttcttcttcactttctgccataagggtggtgtcatctgcatatctgaggttattgatatttctcccagggaGACTTTAGTACCTCACTAATGAACAGTACAACCAGGCAGAAGATACATAAGGAAATAGAGAACTTGAACAATGCAATTAACCACCTAGATCTGACATATACAGAATATTGTATCCAAAGCCCAATGGGATATTTTCCAGAAGAGATTATATATTAGGCCACAAATTAAGCCTCAGCAGATTTAAAAAGATAGATATCATACCAAATCTCTTCTACAATCACAATAGGATAGTTATACCAAAATCATGGGATACATGAAAACACTGCTAAGGGGGAGTTTATAGctaaataatacaaaaagattGGAAAACTTCACTAAAGAGGCTAACcagacttattttaaaaactgtattcttttcccaagaaaaatatattaataatataaaaacaaattaccAGTGTATTGTTGGTTATAAACATCATTCATGTACTCCTTCCTTTGATAAACCTTTATTATTGATAAGTAGGTGTAATGTGCCCAAGCTTAAAGAAGTCCACACTTAGATGttgttcagctgctgctgctgctaagttgcatcagtcgtgtccgactctgtgcgaccccatagacagcagcccaccaggctccgccatccctgggattctccaagcaagaatactggagtgggttgccatttccttctccagtgcatgaaagtgaaaagtgaaagtgaagtcgctcagtcatgtcagactctttgagaccccatgacttAGCCTCTTTAGTGAAGTTTTCCAATCTTTTCATATTATTGAGCTATAAACTCCCCCTTATGCAGTGTTTTCATTGTATCCCAAAAAgaccctaccaggctcttctgcccatggaatttcacaggcaagagtactggagtgggttgccactgccttccccAGATGTTGTTCAGAGCTAAGTATTGTACGTGTCAGCGGCTGTTGTGCACTCTTTCATGCACAGAGGCTACTCTTTGCTCTTAAAGATTACACAGAAAAGGCACATGTATAGGAAACATTGCTTGACAGCCTGAAGTGTACAGCAAGCAGACCAGCAAAAACACCTGTCATGATCCCCAGCATCCTGAAAACCCCTGGCACCAGTGGCAAGACAGTGCCACCACCCCTGCCTCAGCATCGTATTGTTACCTACCCTGGATTGTTCTCTGTGAAATCAGGCAGAATTAGAAATCCCAGAGGCTTCTGATCCTCAACAGGCATTACAGATTTTGATCTGGGAAGTTGCTCAAACCTTGTAGCCTGGCTTGTTTCCAGTGTGGTACTAGTAGGGCTTTACAGGAGGCCCCTGAAGTCTACCTGGTTTGCCTGTTTGGAGACATCAGCATCTGTGCTGTCTGTGCCAGAAAGGTCACCTTCATGTCCAGGAGCTGCCAGCTACAAAGGGGCTTCCATGGGACAAACACTTGGCTTGTAGACTCAGGATAAGATATTGCTCAGCCTCCTGCAGAGATTAGACACTgggtttgctttttccatggatAAGTCACCAAAACATATGctgtaaattgaaaaataaaggccCAAAACCCTCACTTGCATTTAAAATATGTGGATATAAAGCATTAGTTCAGGGAATAAAGTTGCACAATTGATGGCAACTTAGTGGCTTCTGTTGCATGCTTAATCATGATTGCATCTTTTCACTACAACTTTCTATACTTATTTTCCTTTATCTTGTGAGTACAGTTTGTTTCTGCACTGTTCCAATAATTCTGACATGAAAATGTTATACTATCAAGTAAAAAACCACTCTGTCTCATCACTCCATTTGATTTCATCTCACCTACTGCTGAAGAATTTACAGGTATAGTCATGCCTTCACCACTGATGACTCTAAGTTTCCCTTAGGAATATGGAGGGGCCTCTGAGAGttgagttaaatatttttttcctattaaaatttcttttttattggagtatgttgctttacaatgttgttaatttctaatgtacaacaaagtgaatcaactttGTATGTCAACCCATGTGACATACATTCCCTCCCTTGggaacctccctcccgtctccccatcccatccctctcgagacgtcatcacagagcaccaagaagagtttcctgtgctatacagcaggttcccactagccaaCTGTTTTATACATGTTCATGTATATATGTCACTCTGCTCTCCAAATTTGTCTCATCGAGCTCAATCTTATCTCAAGGtccttctcaaaattctccactgaCCTTGAAGATGAGTTCTCAAACTCTGGCCCAAGTCATGCCCCCCCAGACTCTATAACCTGGCAGGAGGCTATCTACTACTTGAAATGGTGTCTTTTTAAGGTTCTGACATAAGCTCtggtaaagaaggaaaaatttcatGCCTTTTGCCCATGATTAGGGCCAAATCACCTGCTGATCTCTAAATCTTTTGTCAGAGAGGTCACCATGAAGTGACTCCTGTACACAAGAGAACTCAAGATGCAGTTCCTGTGTTAAAAGGCATTAATGGAATCACCTTCAGTATAGCAAGGAAACAGGACTCAGGGCAATAGTGACCATTagaggatatgtgtgtgtgtgttgctggtACTATCTTAAAGCGTGACTTCTGTCTAGAATAGTTATACATCTGCTGTGTAACTCCTACCCTGGATGCAAGAACTTGTAACAGAGAACCCAAGTGACAATATTCCAGTTTAGTTCAGACTTCTATCAGAGAGCAGCtctggggggaaggggagagataGTCACAGGTGGTGATTTCCCTGCTTTTGTGGAAAAGAAATTTCCTGGGAATTGGAcacttagaaaacatttttggcTGAGGTACACAGGCCAGTGCACAGGTCTGAAGCTTCCAAAATTTCAGGAATTGTATCATCAGATAAAAAGTAATGCCTCAAGAATATGAGGAACTCCCACCTATATTAAGGCTGAATCTCCTTTAGgcctaatgtattttttattattatcagctACAATCTTGCTTTAAGCTCTGTTTTTAATAGTAGTAGTAAAATAGGTAatggtttgctgttgttcagttgctaagtcaagtccgactctttgctatcccataaactgcagcacaccagacttccctgtccttcactgtcccccagagttcactcaagctcatgtccactgagttgatgatgccatccaaccatctcatcctctgtcaccctcttctcctcctgcccttaatctttcccagcattagggtcttttccagtgagtcagctctttatattaggaggccaaagtattggagcttcagcatcagtccttccaatgaatattcaaggttgatttcctttcacagtgactggtttgatctctttgctgtccaaggaactctcaagagtcttctccagcaccacaattcaaaagataATGGTTAGTTATTACTTATTGCTCATTCACTCTGTGCCAGGTATTGTTTAAAATAACTGACATAGATTAACTCAGAAAATGCCCTCAAGAAGCACTGTAGGTAATTACCATCATTATGCACCcctcacaaatgaggaaactgagggataTAAAGGAGAATTgccctgcccaaggtcacacagccacatgggagggagaagggaataaATATACAAGGAGTAAAGCAAGTGAACCATGTGACGAATTCAGAATCTGAGTCCCATAATATGCTGGAGATCCAAAATTCActtttataatctttaaaatcAGATATATTGATgtgtaatttatataaatatgtggctcagatggtaaacaatctgcctgcaatgctggagactgaggtttgatctctggggtcaggaagatcccctggaggagagtatggcaaccccctccagtattcttccctggagaattccatggacagaggagtctggcaggctacagtccatggggttgcaaacagttggacacgattaaGCGACTAACATGAACATGCATTTTTGATACCTTCTGATGagttttgaaaatttatatacCTTTGTAAATACCATCACAATCTGCATAGAACTTTGTCATATTAAAACATTCCCTTGTTCCCCTACCAAATTAATCTTCACCCCACACCAGGGCAACCAATGGGCTGCTTCCTATCCCTCTAGATTAGACGTCTTTCTTAGAATTTtgcataaatagaatcatacagctCTACTTTCTTGTGCCTGGCTTCCTTTGCTCAGCCTAATCTTATTATTAATGTTGTTACATGTATTAGTGTAATATTAATAGGTTCTTCATTTTCACtactgagtggtattccattgttaGGCAACATCACTGACTAtacatttatctgctgatggacattttggttctTTCTAACTTGGGGATAGTATAAATAAAGATTCTATGAACATTTTAatacaattctttttaaaaattattttattttttacaataattTAAGTTTTGCTGGGGGTAAACACCTAGAATTGAAATGGTTGGTTTTAGATAAGGTAGCattacttttggagaaggcaatggcaccccactccagtactcttgcctggagaatcccatggatgaggagcctggtgggctgcagtccatggggttgctgggagtcagatacgactgagcaacttcactttcacttttcactttcatgcattggagaaggaaacggcaacccactccagtgttcttgcttggagaatcccagggacgggggagcctggtgggctgccatctttggggtcgcacagagtcggacacgactgaggcgacttagcagcagcagcagcagcagcagcagcattactttTACAAGGAACTATCAAATGGATTTTTAATGCTACCACATTATAGCattatacttttaatttacaCTTTCCTGATGATTAAAGCTTTGGAATCTTTTCTAGTACTTACTGGCTATCTATATATCTTCTGCTGTGAAATACCTGTTTTAATCTTATCTTTTTTCCCAATTTAAACTTAGTTGTTTGTattattgggcttctcaggtggactcagatgataaacaatccacctgcaatgtgggagacctgggtttgatccctggggtgggaagatctcttggagaagggaatggctacccactccagtattctggcctggaattaTTGCATTATGAACACAGCATATTGTGAATTTCAGTACTTTGACAGATACATCTATTAGAGACATTTTCTCCCaatgtgtgatttttttgttttcaaaataaaatcttgaaaagcaaacactttaaattttataaactcCAGCttatcttttttgcttttatgtctcACACAATTCTTTGTATTACATCTTAAAAATCTCTCCATGCTTCAAAGCAGTTTCTATGTTTCCCAAAAGAAATTTTATACTGTTAGCTATTTTGTTtaagtttataatttattttgaataaaactttAATTATTGTATAAATATCAAGGTGCATTTGAAATATATGAATATCCAATTATTTTATCATCATTTCCATATCAAATTACCCAGGAACATATGTCAAAAATCAACTAACAACTCTCAGTTACATTTCAGATCATTAGAGAGCAGGAAAAAGCATTGTTTCTATTCTTAAATAAGAAGATAGCTGGGAAGAGTTTCAATTAACAACTTTTTTTTGACTACATCAGATATCTGAGATTATGGGGCAAAAAATGAGTCCAAAGTCTGGAGAGCTAGGTAGCTGCAGGGAGAAACAAGAACTCAAGCAGTTGTTTAACTGAGACAGAGAATGCCACACACCATATAAAATGATTGTAAAAAAAGCTAAATAACATTCAAGATCAGATAGGTTAgttcaaaagagagagaaattatagtaaaatttaaatgctggaaataaaaaaaaaacaacaaatgaagaatgccttttaAGGGATGGATTATCAGTATACTTGATACAACTGAGGAAGGATTCAGTGACATTGAAGAGAGGCAGGACACAAACACATTTACATAAATTTGTATGTGTGTAGGCTTCAACACAATATTTGTATTAGTGACCCTGAGATAAGACAAAAGTACACAGAAAACAGGGTCTGTCTTTGTTGAAAAAAGACAGCTTAGTAAAAATGGCCTTTCCTATATGCACATGTCAGGaggcaacaagagaaaagaaatgtggtATAGGATTTCGAATTTTCAGATACTTCCTGTGAAAGGTTTATTTGTTATTAATATACATGTAGATGATGTATTAATATCAGAACAGTTACTAAATAAGGGGTACATAATACTATTACAATGCTGTAGAGTTCTAGgatacatataaaacaaacatttaagtGGCATGCACATACAAACTGATGTAGACAacagaaaactcagaaaatattcacatatattcAACACTGTTTAACTTATaccatttatttcttatttttaaaaatcttcttatTCTAGTAAATGTCCATGAACCAATACTGTTATAGTTCATTAAATGTCTTAATATTAcacaagaaacaacagttttGATTAACATAAAGGCTATTATTAACTTTCTCAAACTGATAAATTTTTCCCTCATAACAAACTCTGAGTGATATTAAACTTTGATGACTCATTAAAAGCTTTGACACATTCACAGCTCAATTATCAGATATTCAATGAGATCTCATTTTTGGGGTAATGGATTACCTATAATATGCAGTAATATTAGATATCTTCCCCTGATACTCACCTGACTGACGAGGAAGAGATATGGACAAAAGCTATGGTCATTCAGGATTTGCCAGGGGTTTTTCCTGTGTGATATTTCTGATGTACTTCACTGAGTTCACATGTCCACAGAAATCATATTCATAGGTTTGAGTATATGTCAGTATTAAGTATACTCGAACCTGCAGAAGCTCAATAAAGAACAATTCTATTTCCTCATAGCAAAAAGTCTGTGTACATGCAGGAGAAAATTCcattcaatatttattctttggccctgtttctttctattttgtactCTTTCATCTTCTGTGCATAAGCCCCTTGGTTTTGCTGGGGGTCATATCCACAGCATTCTGACAAGGGACAGGAGAAGACATTAAGAATTTGAGAGATGTATTTAGTAAGACTTGTCATTGACCCCTACATTTCACTATCTAGAGGTCAAAAATATGATTTCAAGTTGGATGACAGTGGTTGAGAAATTTAAGCTAGGTGTGGCAttagaaaaggaggaaatggTTATTGGTGAACAATGAATATTTCATTATGTCATATATCATATGACATATGGCATTATATGTCATATAGTTATTACCCTTATGTTAGTCAAATTGAGGCTGGACATAGTAGAAGGATTCCCCACATCCATTACCttgttttcttgtctgttttaATATACTGTAAGGTCTCTACCCTTTATGTTATTTTCTGCTTATTGAAAAAACTGGTGTTTGACTAACAGTTCTCACAtttactccattcccaattttctcactgtttgatttctctgatgatgagtcAATTTTGATTTGCTGGGACAAAGTTATGACATATTCATTACATTCCCAGAGTTCTTCTGCAGCGTGAGTTTTCTAAGGATTGAATGCCTAGAGTATTTCTTgtattattttagtttctttactGGATTGAATTCTCTGATCTACAATGAGGACTACAGTCAAGATGAAACTGCCCGTATAAAATATACTCCAAGAGATTTGCTCATGTtaagttttctgatgttgagtgaAACTAGTATCTTGCATAAGAACTTCCaagtttttattatattcttaggAGTTCTctcatatgtattttatattgtgAGGCTTTATTTTCAGCTCAGAGTTTTTCCGTcttcattatatttatatttttatttccctgtatGGGCTTTCTGATGTTCTCTAAGGCTTGATTTTTGACTGAAAGTTTTTCCACATTTATCACATttgtagggtttctctccagtgtgagttcTCTGATGTACTCTGAGGTTTGATTTCTGGCTGAAAGCTTCACCACAGTGATTACAAttatagggtttctctcctgtatgagttctctgatgtttTCTTAGGACTGACTTCTCACTGAAAGATTTGGCACATTcgttacattcatagggtttctccccAGTGTGAGTTCTCTGATGTCCTCTAAGATTTGATTTCTGCCTGAAAGTTTttccacactcatcacatttatAGGGTTTTTCCCCAGTGTGAGTTCTGTGATGTACCCTAAGGTTTGACTTCTGGCTAAATGCTTCCCCACAATGATTACATGTATAGGGTTTTTCCCCTGTGTGAATTCTATGATGTCCTCTGAGTTGTGATTTCTGACCAAATGCTTTCTCACACTGATTACATTTATAGGGCTTCTCCCCTGTATGAGTTCTATGATGTTTCCTTAGGCCTGACTTCAGTTTGAAAGCCTTCCCACattcatcacatttatatggtctTTCACCTGTGTGAGTTCTCCGATGATTTCTTAGGCCTGACATATGGCTGAAAGAttttccacattcattacattcaaAGGGTCTCTCCCCTGTGTGAATTCTTTGATGTACTATGAGGATTGATTTATAGTTgaaagatttcccacattcattacattcaaaaggtttctctcctgtgtgagttCTCTGATGTATTCTTAGTCCTGACTTTGCACTGAAAGCTTTCTCACATCCGTCACATttatagggtttctctcctgtgtgagttCTCTCATGTTTTTTTAGACGTGACTTCTCACTGAAAGCTTTCCCACATTGATGACATTCAAAGGGTTTCTCCTCCATGTGACTTTTCTGAGGCTGAATTAGGCATGAAGTTTTAATGCAGGATTTTCCACATTCATTACACTCATAGGGTTTCAACATTATTTGAGTTTTCTTATGCACATTGCAAGCTGACTGGTAACCCAAAGTGTCTGTACATGTGCCATAGTCATAGGTTTGTTCTAttgtgtgaattctctgatgcaCTGGAAGGGTTGAATTATGGCTGAAATTCTTTCCATATTCAAAGGATTTCACCCCTATATAAAAATTTTCCTGTTCTTTAGTGTGTAATTTTTGGCTGAAAGATTTCCCTTCTATGTCAGTTTTTTGAGTGATCCTactaaaattatttctgtttttagtaCATTCATATTTATTAAACTCATAGTGACTCTTCTCCTCTGGATGACTGCTCTGAGACACTATCAAGGTTGATTTCTGATGTTGGTTTTCCccaaatttattgaatttataaGGTTTCATTTTTGGATGGGTACTCTTAGACATAACAAGGGcagtcttttcaagaaaatctttTCTACATTCATTATATTCAAAAGCTTGCTGCAAAGTCTGAATTGTCTGATGCTGGATAACTTTGTCTTTATGTCCAAAGGTTTTCACATTTTTACTACAAACAAAAGAATTCTCTCCAGTATTAGTTCTGCCATCCTTAATACTGAAAAGCCAATTCTCACATACATTAGGCACATAAGTCTTTTTTGAATATTGACAGTGTGGGGCCAGTGAGCTAAGAAGCAAGTAAGTAGACCCTGTAGTGTCAAATTTACAGGGTATTGTTTCTGCAGGAAAAATGTTTATGTCCAGAGTACATGGTTTTCCTGATATTTCTTGTTCCATAGTCAATGATTTGTTGATGAATAAAACTTGCCTCAAGCGTTTGCCTTGGTTTTCTAGGCTCTCCTCTAAGAGTTCATCAGGTTGGAATTcttctaaaaatgagaaaattaaaaatattttatgatatttaacACACTTATAAAATGAGATTTATATACCTATGCCCCATTATGTGTTTGACTCCTTGGTGTCTGGCTCAGTTTCtttcccaaaaataaagtaatttcaagtttatattctctcttcttttgttgTTAAAAACTTTTTCTACTGGAAAAAGAGAGCAATCTAGAAATGAAATTACACATATCTTTGGTAACTTAAACCATAattttcaaaactggaaaaagaagaggatATAAAGGAAAGCAACAATTAAGAAAGGAGAATATATTTAAGAGAGCTGAATCCTGGgaacagagaaaacaaagactGGAATGAATTTCACAAGGATTTTGCTCTAAGTAGATAACAAAATGTATCAATGGAGAATTGCTTTTAGTGGCTTTACTGAGATCGAGTTTGCATTAGGGAAGCACACCAGTGACTATATTCACAGTGAAACATAGAGTACAATGATAAGAAAACCACTAGTCTGTATGTTTCCAAATGGAGCTccaccctggtctgggaactaagattctgcaagctacATGGTatggcaaacaaacaaacaaaaatcatggcaccAACTTTCTTACATTGaaagaaagaatcagaaacaTAAGTGTATAGGTGGAAGTGAGAAAACTGATGAGAGTTAAAGTAATTTTTCTGCCTATGTTGGAGTTACCCCTCTTTCCTGGTTCTAGTGCCTTGGTATTATATCAGGGCTGTTCAGCAGTGAATCCCTCTTAATCATCAAatctttactttccttttttttaatttgttcacaTATGTCCTCCAGACTAGTCTTGCTCCTGTCCAATCCTTAATTTCCATCTATTTTTCCACATATCTAGTTTTTATTCACTGCAAGATCTTAAGGATTGTGTTTCAAGTTGGCCCTAGAAATCTTATAAGtatccttttttatatttatttaccacAAATTTCCTGTGAACATTTGACTGCTATTGTCTTCTTGTTACCACACTCCATGCAAAAATGTCATGCCCATGCTAAAAATATTTGAAGGCTTTGGCTATACTACCTTAGGTACCAACAGATGAAAGATTAAAGTGAtgtaattcagaaaaagaaagttttacACTAACTATATGCTCAGTATGTGTTCTTGCTACCAATCCTCTTAgcatgagcatgcatgcatactcagttgtgtttgattttttgcaagcccatggactatagcccaccaggctcctctgtccatggaatttcccaggcaagaatactcaagtggattgccatttcctcctccaggggatcttcctgacccagggatcgaacccaggtctcctgtctaGTACACACgattttctgctctaatttttgaTAGCATATCAGTCCTCATTAAGTGGTTCATTTCCAACAATAACTTCATACTCAATTCTTTCCCTAAATTATCCTCCATTCTAGCCTTAGAACTATTGAGAACCTAGGTACCCTTCAGGTAGGGCACACTATTTTCCCAAAtcttaacaacaaaaaacaaagtttgTAACATCCTTCTCACAAATTTAagcaacatttattttaaaacctgaaagAAGCTACTACCTGTATATCATTCACTTTATAAAGGGATAAAAGCACCCATATCTGTGACTTTATAGTAAATACCCATCACCAAAATCAAGAGGCATCTTAAAATTGAAGGAAAATCCATAAATGAGaagcattttctctttcttggttGTACCTAAAATAATAGTTCACCTTTTAATCTATAGCACCATAGATATGCTTTATGAAGATTTCTTTGCtcacttttccaaaataaaacctTCACTGTGATATTCTTTGCATCCCTCTATAAATTTAGAGGTACATAAAAAGCTCCATGTCTAAAAGTTACCTAGAGTTCTTTCACATATAAGGGCTCAGATGCAATAACAACCCATACCTGATGAttcaaaagtcacagaaatttgCTTATTTACATTCATGGACAGTTTTTTCTGAGTGAATCAATATGAAATACCTCTCTCCACCTGACTTTGGAATCAGCCTACAAtactattaaataatatttattatgtgaAAAGTGCCCAGGCAGGAAGAGTGAAACAGAGACCATTCTTCTTGGGAGATTGTAATCCAGGTGAGGAAAGGAACTCTTGGTAACTGTATGCTATCTGGCACAGAATCTTATTTTCTTTAGACACATCCATCACATGGGTTAAGAGTTTACAAAAGTAAGAGATCACATATAGACTAAAATATTCTGAGATTATATGATAGAAGTAGGAATCTGAGCCAAAATTTAAATGAGTAATAgtactttcttccctttttctagCTGAGGTTAgctattttatttggttttattcCAAGAACCACCTTTTGGCTTTATAATTATAATGACTTATAACTATAATGTTTTATCTTTATTGCATCTTTTAGCttgcttagttttcttttaaaactttattgcttttaaaaataagtatatgagGTGAAAATAGTTTCCTCTCAGCATTGCTCTGTCTACAGCTCAAAGGGTCTAATAATCatgcttttcattaaaaaagattTCTGCATATTGTACCAACTTTGAAGAATaggtttttaaagatatatacatatatatagtcattattaattttaagatagaataatttaaaattttctcatattgTCTGCAATTTATAGTGTTATATAACAATGTCTTTACTTTGTAGAATTTGCCTAAAATAA
This portion of the Bubalus bubalis isolate 160015118507 breed Murrah chromosome 3, NDDB_SH_1, whole genome shotgun sequence genome encodes:
- the ZNF782 gene encoding zinc finger protein 782 isoform X1; this encodes MTSIFFLSSQLNHNSPLSPKQKMNIIQASVSFKDVTVEFTQEEWHQMDSAQRTLYRDVMLENYSHLVSVGYCFTKPELIFMLEQGEDPWLLEKEFINRSSPEEFQPDELLEESLENQGKRLRQVLFINKSLTMEQEISGKPCTLDINIFPAETIPCKFDTTGSTYLLLSSLAPHCQYSKKTYVPNVCENWLFSIKDGRTNTGENSFVCSKNVKTFGHKDKVIQHQTIQTLQQAFEYNECRKDFLEKTALVMSKSTHPKMKPYKFNKFGENQHQKSTLIVSQSSHPEEKSHYEFNKYECTKNRNNFSRITQKTDIEGKSFSQKLHTKEQENFYIGVKSFEYGKNFSHNSTLPVHQRIHTIEQTYDYGTCTDTLGYQSACNVHKKTQIMLKPYECNECGKSCIKTSCLIQPQKSHMEEKPFECHQCGKAFSEKSRLKKHERTHTGEKPYKCDGCEKAFSAKSGLRIHQRTHTGEKPFECNECGKSFNYKSILIVHQRIHTGERPFECNECGKSFSHMSGLRNHRRTHTGERPYKCDECGKAFKLKSGLRKHHRTHTGEKPYKCNQCEKAFGQKSQLRGHHRIHTGEKPYTCNHCGEAFSQKSNLRVHHRTHTGEKPYKCDECGKTFRQKSNLRGHQRTHTGEKPYECNECAKSFSEKSVLRKHQRTHTGEKPYNCNHCGEAFSQKSNLRVHQRTHTGEKPYKCDKCGKTFSQKSSLREHQKAHTGK
- the ZNF782 gene encoding zinc finger protein 782 isoform X3, which produces MDSAQRTLYRDVMLENYSHLVSVGYCFTKPELIFMLEQGEDPWLLEKEFINRSSPEEFQPDELLEESLENQGKRLRQVLFINKSLTMEQEISGKPCTLDINIFPAETIPCKFDTTGSTYLLLSSLAPHCQYSKKTYVPNVCENWLFSIKDGRTNTGENSFVCSKNVKTFGHKDKVIQHQTIQTLQQAFEYNECRKDFLEKTALVMSKSTHPKMKPYKFNKFGENQHQKSTLIVSQSSHPEEKSHYEFNKYECTKNRNNFSRITQKTDIEGKSFSQKLHTKEQENFYIGVKSFEYGKNFSHNSTLPVHQRIHTIEQTYDYGTCTDTLGYQSACNVHKKTQIMLKPYECNECGKSCIKTSCLIQPQKSHMEEKPFECHQCGKAFSEKSRLKKHERTHTGEKPYKCDGCEKAFSAKSGLRIHQRTHTGEKPFECNECGKSFNYKSILIVHQRIHTGERPFECNECGKSFSHMSGLRNHRRTHTGERPYKCDECGKAFKLKSGLRKHHRTHTGEKPYKCNQCEKAFGQKSQLRGHHRIHTGEKPYTCNHCGEAFSQKSNLRVHHRTHTGEKPYKCDECGKTFRQKSNLRGHQRTHTGEKPYECNECAKSFSEKSVLRKHQRTHTGEKPYNCNHCGEAFSQKSNLRVHQRTHTGEKPYKCDKCGKTFSQKSSLREHQKAHTGK
- the ZNF782 gene encoding zinc finger protein 782 isoform X2, encoding MNIIQASVSFKDVTVEFTQEEWHQMDSAQRTLYRDVMLENYSHLVSVGYCFTKPELIFMLEQGEDPWLLEKEFINRSSPEEFQPDELLEESLENQGKRLRQVLFINKSLTMEQEISGKPCTLDINIFPAETIPCKFDTTGSTYLLLSSLAPHCQYSKKTYVPNVCENWLFSIKDGRTNTGENSFVCSKNVKTFGHKDKVIQHQTIQTLQQAFEYNECRKDFLEKTALVMSKSTHPKMKPYKFNKFGENQHQKSTLIVSQSSHPEEKSHYEFNKYECTKNRNNFSRITQKTDIEGKSFSQKLHTKEQENFYIGVKSFEYGKNFSHNSTLPVHQRIHTIEQTYDYGTCTDTLGYQSACNVHKKTQIMLKPYECNECGKSCIKTSCLIQPQKSHMEEKPFECHQCGKAFSEKSRLKKHERTHTGEKPYKCDGCEKAFSAKSGLRIHQRTHTGEKPFECNECGKSFNYKSILIVHQRIHTGERPFECNECGKSFSHMSGLRNHRRTHTGERPYKCDECGKAFKLKSGLRKHHRTHTGEKPYKCNQCEKAFGQKSQLRGHHRIHTGEKPYTCNHCGEAFSQKSNLRVHHRTHTGEKPYKCDECGKTFRQKSNLRGHQRTHTGEKPYECNECAKSFSEKSVLRKHQRTHTGEKPYNCNHCGEAFSQKSNLRVHQRTHTGEKPYKCDKCGKTFSQKSSLREHQKAHTGK